The sequence below is a genomic window from Cucurbita pepo subsp. pepo cultivar mu-cu-16 unplaced genomic scaffold, ASM280686v2 Cp4.1_scaffold001325, whole genome shotgun sequence.
TAACGAAATCAAGATCCATATGCACTCATAATTATGAACATGTATGAACGAATTCAACAATAATCAAGCACTGCGGGCCAACATCTGTTGAAATTCGAGAAGCGATTTCTCCTTCTCAAGAATAATCTCTTCTCGGAATTTCCTTATGAACTCCTCTGCTCGTTCATCCACCGGCCGTAGATGCGGCGACGAAGCCACCACGATTTTCCAAGCATCTTCAATGCTGTTAACACTcgtctccttctccttctcctcttCCATTACTTCTTTTCCTCTGCTCGTCTCTGCAATCGGCGCTGCCGGATCCGCGAAGAGCTCATCGATGTGGATTGGCGCGAAattgtttggattttgaaCGTATTCATCGTATTGTTGGAGATATTGATTCTGATCGCGACGGTAATATGAAGAAGGAGAGGACTTACGGCGGAGAAGACGGCGGCGAAATTTGGAGGGAAATAGAAGGCTGAGTGAGCGTTGAACAACGGAGTTGAGGCGGCGCGTGACTATATTGATGGATCTGGAGATTTTGAGCGCGTGGAATTTGAATCGTAATGTGCTGGTTAGTTTCTTCCACGCCTTCTTCGCCGTACGAagcttcttctccattttcgTGCGCGACATTGGAGAGAGATTGCAGAAGGAAGGATCGTGGAGAATGATTAATGGATGGTTTTAATGGCGNNNNNNNNNNNNNNNNNNNNNNNNNNNNNNNNNNNNNNNNNNNNNNNNNNNNNNNNNNNNNNNNNNNNNNNNNNNNNNNNNNNNNNNNNNNNNNNNNNNNNNNNNNNNNNNNNNNNNNNNNNNNNNNNNNNNNNNNNNNNNNNNNNNNNNNNNNNNNNNNNNNNNNNNNNNNNNNNNNNNNNNNNNNNNNNNNNNNNNNNNNNNNNNNNNNNNNNNNNNNNNNNNNNNNNNNNNNNNNNNNNNNNNNNNNNNNNNNNNNNNNNNNNNNNNNNNNNNNNNNNNNNNNNNNNNNNNNNNNNNNNNNNNNNNNNNNNNNNNNNNNNNNNNNNNNNNNNNNNNNNNNNNNNNNNNNNNNNNNNNNNNNNNNNNNNNNNNNNNNNNNNNNNNNNNNNNNNNNNNNNNNNNNNNNNNNNNNNNNNNNNNNNNNNNNNNNNNNNNNNNNNNNNNNNNNNNNNNNNNNNNNNNNNNNNNNNNNNNNNNNNNNNNNNNNNNNNNNNNNNNNNNNNNNNNNNNNNNNNNNNNNNNNNNNNNNNNNNNNNNNNNNNNNNNNNNNNNNNNNNNNNNNNNNNNNNNNNNNNNNNNNNNNNNNNNNNNNNNNNNNNNNNNNNNNNNNNNNNNNNNNNNNNNNNNNNNNNNNNNNNNNNNNNNNNNNNNNNNNNNNNNNNNNNNNNNNNNNNNNNNNNNNNNNNNNNNNNNNNNNNNNNNNNNNNNNNNNNNNNNNNNNNNNNNNNNNNNNNNNNNNNNNNNNNNNNNNNNNNNNNNNNNNNNNNNNNNNNNNNNNNNNNNNNNNNNNNNNNNNNNNNNNNNNNNNNNNNNNNNNNNNNNNNNNNNNNNNNNNNNNNNNNNNNNNNNNNNNNNNNNNNNNNNNNNNNNNNNNNNNNNNNNNNNNNNNNNNNNNNNNNNNNNNNNNNNNNNNNNNNNNNNNNNNNNNNNNNNNNNNNNNNNNNNNNNNNNNNNNNNNNNNNNNNNNNNNNNNNNNNNNNNNNNNNNNNNNNNNNNNNNNNNNNNNNNNNNNNNNNNNNNNNNNNNNNNNNNNNNNNNNNNNNNNNNNNNNNNNNNNNNNNNNNNNNNNNNNNNNNNNNNNNNNNNNNNNNNNNNNNNNNNNNNNNNNNNNNNNNNNNNNNNNNNNNNNNNNNNNNNNNNNNNNNNNNNNNNNNNNNNNNNNNNNNNNNNNNNNNNNNNNNNNNNNNNNNNNNNNNNNNNNNNNNNNNNNNNNNNNNNNNNNNNNNNNNNNNNNNNNNNNNNNNNNNNNNNNNNNNNNNNNNNNNNNNNNNNNNNNNNNNNNNNNNNNNNNNNNNNNNNNNNNNNNNNNNNNNNNNNNNNNNNNNNNNNNNNNNNNNNNNNNNNNNNNNNNNNNNNNNNNNNNNNNNNNNNNNNNNNNNNNNNNNNNNNNNNNNNNNNNNNNNNNNNNNNNNNNNNNNNNNNNNNNNNNNNNNNNNNNNNNNNNNNNNNNNNNNNNNNNNNNNNNNNNNNNNNNNNNNNNNNNNNNNNNNNNNNNNNNNNNNNNNNNNNNNNNNNNNNNNNNNNNNNNNNNNNNNNNNNNNNNNNNNNNNNNNNNNNNNNNNNNNNNNNNNNNNNNNNNNNNNNNNNNNNNNNNNNNNNNNNNNNNNNNNNNNNNNNNNNNNNNNNNNNNNNNNNNNNNNNNNNNNNNNNNNNNNNNNNNNNNNNNNNNNNNNNNNNNNNNNNNNNNNNNNNNNNNNNNNNNNNNNNNNNNNNNNNNNNNNNNNNNNNNNNNNNNNNNNNNNNNNNNNNNNNNNNNNNNNNNNNNNNNNNNNNNNNNNNNNNNNNNNNNNNNNNNNNNNNNNNNNNNNNNNNNNNNNNNNNNNNNNNNNNNNNNNNNNNNNNNNNNNNNNNNNNNNNNNNNNNNNNNNNNNNNNNNNNNNNNNNNNNNNNNNNNNNNNNNNNNNNNNNNNNNNNNNNNNNNNNNNNNNNNNNNNNNNNNNNNNNNNNNNNNNNNNNNNNNNNNNNNNNNNNNNNNNNNNNNNNNNNNNNNNNNNNNNNNNNNNNNNNNNNNNNNNNNNNNNNNNNNNNNNNNNNNNNNNNNNNNNNNNNNNNNNNNNNNNNNNNNNNNNNNNNNNNNNNNNNNNNNNNNNNNNNNNNNNNNNNNNNNNNNNNNNNNNNNNNNNNNNNNNNNNNNNNNNNNNNNNNNNNNNNNNNNNNNNNNNNNNNNNNNNNNNNNNNNNNNNNNNNNNNNNNNNNNNNNNNNNNNNNNNNNNNNNNNNNNNNNNNNNNNNNNNNNNNNNNNNNNNNNNNNNNNNNNNNNNNNNNNNNNNNNNNNNNNNNNNNNNNNNNNNNNNNNNNNNNNNNNNNNNNNNNNNNNNNNNNNNNNNNNNNNNNNNNNNNNNNNNNNNNNNNNNNNNNNNNNNNNNNNNNNNNNNNNNNNNNNNNNNNNNNNNNNNNNNNNNNNNNNNNNNNNNNNNNNNNNNNNNNNNNNNNNNNNNNNNNNNNNNNNNNNNNNNNNNNNNNNNNNNNNNNNNNNNNNNNNNNNNNNNNNNNNNNNNNNNNNNNNNNNNNNNNNNNNNNNNNNNNNNNNNNNNNNNNNNNNNNNNNNNNNNNNNNNNNNNNNNNNNNNNNNNNNNNNNNNNNNNNNNNNNNNNNNNNNNNNNNNNNNNNNNNNNNNNNNNNNNNNNNNNNNNNNNNNNNNNNNNNNNNNNNNNNNNNNNNNNNNNNNNNNNNNNNNNNNNNNNNNNNNNNNNNNNNNNNNNNNNNNNNNNNNNNNNNNNNNNNNNNNNNNNNNNNNNNNNNNNNNNNNNNNNNNNNNNNNNNNNNNNNNNNNNNNNNNNNNNNNNNNNNNNNNNNNNNNNNNNNNNNNNNNNNNNNNNNNNNNNNNNNNNNNNNNNNNNNNNNNNNNNNNNNNNNNNNNNNNNNNNNNNNNNNNNNNNNNNNNNNNNNNNNNNNNNNNNNNNNNNNNNNNNNNNNNNNNNNNNNNNNNNNNNNNNNNNNNNNNNNNNNNNNNNNNNNNNNNNNNNNNNNNNNNNNNNNNNNNNNNNNNNNNNNNNNNNNNNNNNNNNNNNNNNNNNNNNNNNNNNNNNNNNNNNNNNNNNNNNNNNNNNNNNNNNNNNNNNNNNNNNNNNNNNNNNNNNNNNNNNNNNNNNNNNNNNNNNNNNNNNNNNNNNNNNNNNNNNNNNNNNNNNNNNNNNNNNNNNNNNNNNNNNNNNNNNNNNNNNNNNNNNNNNNNNNNNNNNNNNNNNNNNNNNNNNNNNNNNNNNNNNNNNNNNNNNNNNNNNNNNNNNNNNNNNNNNNNNNNNNNNNNNNNNNNNNNNNNNNNNNNNNNNNNNNNNNNNNNNNNNNNNNNNNNNNNNNNNNNNNNNNNNNNNNNNNNNNNNNNNNNNNNNNNNNNNNNNNNNNNNNNNNNNNNNNNNNNNNNNNNNNNNNNNNNNNNNNNNNNNNNNNNNNNNNNNNNNNNNNNNNNNNNNNNNNNNNNNNNNNNNNNNNNNNNNNNNNNNNNNNNNNNNNNNNNNNNNNNNNNNNNNNNNNNNNNNNNNNNNNNNNNNNNNNNNNNNNNNNNNNNNNNNNNNNNNNNNNNNNNNNNNNNNNNNNNNNNNNNNNNNNNNNNNNNNNNNNNNNNNNNNNNNNNNNNNNNNNNNNNNNNNNNNNNNNNNNNNNNNNNNNNNNNNNNNNNNNNNNNNNNNNNNNNNNNNNNNNNNNNNNNNNNNNNNNNNNNNNNNNNNNNNNNNNNNNNNNNNNNNNNNNNNNNNNNNNNNNNNNNNNNNNNNNNNNNNNNNNNNNNNNNNNNNNNNNNNNNNNNNNNNNNNNNNNNNNNNNNNNNNNNNNNNNNNNNNNNNNNNNNNNNNNNNNNNNNNNNNNNNNNNNNNNNNNNNNNNNNNNNNNNNNNNNNNNNNNNNNNNNNNNNNNNNNNNNNNNNNNNNNNNNNNNNNNNNNNNNNNNNNNNNNNNNNNNNNNNNNNNNNNNNNNNNNNNNNNNNNNNNNNNNNNNNNNNNNNNNNNNNNNNNNNNNNNNNNNNNNNNNNNNNNNNNNNNNNNNNNNNNNNNNNNNNNNNNNNNNNNNNNNNNNNNNNNNNNNNNNNNNNNNNNNNNNNNNNNNNNNNNNNNNNNNNNNNNNNNNNNNNNNNNNNNNNNNNNNNNNNNNNNNNNNNNNNNNNNNNNNNNNNNNNNNNNNNNNNNNNNNNNNNNNNNNNNNNNNNNNNNNNNNNNNNNNNNNNNNNNNNNNNNNNNNNNNNNNNNNNNNNNNNNNNNNN
It includes:
- the LOC111786293 gene encoding uncharacterized protein LOC111786293, with the translated sequence MSRTKMEKKLRTAKKAWKKLTSTLRFKFHALKISRSINIVTRRLNSVVQRSLSLLFPSKFRRRLLRRKSSPSSYYRRDQNQYLQQYDEYVQNPNNFAPIHIDELFADPAAPIAETSRGKEVMEEEKEKETSVNSIEDAWKIVVASSPHLRPVDERAEEFIRKFREEIILEKEKSLLEFQQMLARSA